One genomic window of Micrococcus flavus includes the following:
- a CDS encoding NAD kinase, with protein MSETPARRVLVLAHTGRQDAIDAALQAIRILDEEGLDSVMPAADVAAVRAAVGEDPGFRPLSLGEDCALSDVSLGLVLGGDGSVLRAADLVRGHGIPLLAVNLGHVGFLAESERTDLHRTVKAIADEAYVVIERMALDVVVRVDGREAARTWALNEASVEKSNRERMLEVVVSVDDSPLTAFGCDGVVLGTPTGSTAYAFSAGGPVVWPGVEALLFVPISAHALFARPLVVGPHSTIAVDIMTRTRETGVLWCDGRRTVDLPPNARVEVTRSTEPVRLARLSPVPFADRLVRKFRLPTEGWRGPVTDEDVRAREATAVAEVETVEPRHAGPRPDVVPPPTSALPVLTPEDLERYRSRDGRGGDRTS; from the coding sequence ATGTCCGAGACCCCCGCACGCCGCGTGCTCGTGCTCGCCCACACGGGGCGGCAGGACGCCATCGACGCGGCCCTGCAGGCCATCCGCATCCTCGACGAGGAGGGCCTGGACAGCGTCATGCCCGCCGCGGACGTGGCGGCCGTGCGCGCCGCAGTGGGGGAGGACCCCGGCTTCCGCCCCCTCTCGCTCGGCGAGGACTGCGCGCTGTCCGACGTGAGCCTCGGACTGGTCCTCGGCGGGGACGGCTCCGTCCTGCGCGCCGCCGACCTGGTGCGCGGCCACGGCATCCCGCTCCTGGCGGTCAACCTCGGCCACGTCGGGTTCCTCGCCGAGTCCGAGCGCACGGACCTGCACCGCACCGTCAAGGCGATCGCCGACGAGGCCTACGTGGTCATCGAACGGATGGCGCTCGACGTCGTGGTGCGCGTGGACGGCCGGGAGGCGGCCCGGACGTGGGCCCTGAACGAGGCCTCCGTGGAGAAGTCCAACCGGGAGCGCATGCTGGAGGTCGTGGTCTCCGTGGACGACTCGCCGCTGACCGCGTTCGGCTGCGACGGCGTGGTGCTGGGCACCCCCACGGGGTCCACCGCCTACGCGTTCTCCGCGGGCGGACCCGTGGTGTGGCCGGGGGTGGAGGCCCTGCTGTTCGTGCCCATCAGCGCGCACGCGCTGTTCGCCCGTCCCCTCGTGGTGGGACCGCACTCCACCATCGCCGTGGACATCATGACCCGCACCCGCGAGACGGGCGTGCTGTGGTGCGACGGGCGCCGCACGGTGGACCTCCCGCCGAACGCCCGCGTCGAAGTCACCCGCTCCACGGAGCCGGTCCGCCTGGCCCGCCTGAGCCCGGTCCCCTTCGCGGACCGCCTGGTGCGCAAGTTCCGCCTGCCCACGGAGGGCTGGCGCGGCCCCGTGACGGACGAGGACGTCCGCGCGCGGGAGGCCACCGCCGTGGCCGAGGTGGAGACCGTCGAGCCGCGGCACGCCGGCCCCCGGCCGGACGTGGTGCCGCCGCCCACCTCGGCGCTGCCCGTGCTCACCCCCGAGGACCTCGAGCGCTACCGCAGCCGCGACGGCCGGGGAGGGGATCGGACCTCATGA
- the recN gene encoding DNA repair protein RecN, protein MIEYLQISGLGVIGEATVDLDPGFTVVTGETGAGKTMVVTALGLLLGRRADAGVVRRGARRAVVDAGVRLPAGHRAVTLAEEAGAVVEEADTAGVRDLVLSRSVTASGEGTRSRAGVGGRAVPVAVLSEVGAALVAVHGQNDQVRLQSPAAQRHALDAFGGAELQAALAAYRAEHEAYTRARHERDMLVERQQERAREAESLQRGLEEIDEADPHAGEDEELRTRIRRLEDVEELRAAAGGAHALLAGPDVETGDDTPGAVTLVESARAAALAAPGRDEDLEAAAARLAEAAVVLNDIAADLARYGADLDADAAGDLDAAQSRLAELTRLQRLYGPELSDVVAWAQTQRPRLEELQGDSGRVEELEAELVRLEGSRRERAAELTALRTTAARRLEAAVTAELHALFMPDASFHVTLTPAAEGALGPHGAEEVALALRPHAGAEPRALGRGASGGELSRVMLALEVVLAETDPVPTFVFDEVDAGVGGEAAVSIGARLARLARHVQVIAVTHLPQVAAYADRHVRVEKNSDPAAGVTTSDVVTLGAQERVEELARMLAGHGDSEAARAHARELLQTSRDARS, encoded by the coding sequence ATGATCGAGTACCTGCAGATCTCCGGCCTCGGCGTGATCGGCGAGGCCACCGTGGACCTGGACCCCGGCTTCACCGTGGTCACGGGCGAGACCGGCGCGGGCAAGACCATGGTGGTCACCGCTCTCGGCCTGCTGCTGGGCCGGCGGGCGGACGCCGGCGTGGTCCGGCGCGGCGCGCGTCGGGCGGTCGTCGACGCCGGCGTGCGCCTGCCGGCGGGGCACCGTGCCGTCACCCTCGCCGAGGAGGCGGGGGCCGTCGTGGAGGAGGCGGACACGGCCGGCGTGCGCGACCTGGTGCTCAGCCGCTCCGTGACGGCGTCCGGGGAGGGCACCCGGTCCCGGGCCGGGGTCGGCGGTCGGGCGGTGCCCGTGGCCGTGCTCTCCGAGGTGGGCGCGGCCCTGGTGGCCGTGCACGGACAGAACGACCAGGTCCGTCTGCAGAGTCCCGCCGCGCAGCGCCATGCCCTCGACGCGTTCGGCGGAGCCGAGCTGCAGGCCGCCCTCGCGGCCTACCGTGCCGAGCACGAGGCCTACACGCGGGCCCGGCACGAGCGGGACATGCTCGTGGAGCGGCAGCAGGAGCGCGCACGCGAGGCCGAGTCCCTGCAGCGCGGGCTCGAGGAGATCGACGAGGCCGACCCCCACGCCGGCGAGGACGAGGAGCTGCGCACCCGGATCCGTCGCCTCGAGGACGTGGAGGAGCTGCGCGCGGCCGCCGGGGGCGCGCATGCGCTGCTCGCCGGCCCGGACGTGGAGACCGGGGACGACACCCCCGGCGCCGTCACCCTCGTGGAGTCCGCCCGGGCCGCCGCGCTGGCCGCGCCCGGCCGCGACGAGGACCTGGAGGCCGCTGCCGCGCGTCTGGCCGAGGCCGCCGTGGTCCTCAACGACATCGCCGCCGACCTCGCCCGGTACGGGGCGGACCTGGACGCCGACGCGGCGGGAGACCTCGACGCGGCCCAGTCCCGCCTGGCCGAGCTGACCCGCCTGCAGCGCCTCTACGGCCCCGAGCTGAGCGACGTCGTGGCATGGGCGCAGACGCAGCGTCCGCGGCTCGAGGAGCTGCAGGGCGACTCCGGCCGCGTCGAGGAGCTGGAAGCCGAGCTGGTGCGGCTCGAGGGGAGCCGGCGGGAGCGCGCCGCGGAGCTGACCGCGCTGCGCACGACGGCGGCCCGGCGGCTCGAGGCGGCGGTCACCGCGGAGCTGCACGCCCTGTTCATGCCGGACGCCTCCTTCCACGTCACGCTGACCCCCGCCGCCGAGGGCGCCCTCGGTCCACACGGCGCCGAGGAGGTGGCCCTCGCCCTGCGCCCCCACGCCGGGGCGGAGCCCCGGGCCCTCGGCCGCGGGGCCTCCGGCGGCGAGCTCTCCCGCGTCATGCTGGCGCTCGAGGTGGTCCTCGCGGAGACCGACCCGGTGCCCACGTTCGTCTTCGACGAGGTGGACGCCGGCGTCGGCGGGGAGGCCGCCGTGAGCATCGGCGCCCGACTGGCCCGTCTGGCCCGGCACGTCCAGGTGATCGCCGTGACGCATCTGCCCCAGGTGGCCGCGTACGCCGACCGCCACGTGCGGGTGGAGAAGAACTCCGACCCCGCGGCCGGGGTGACCACGTCCGACGTCGTCACGCTCGGGGCGCAGGAGCGGGTGGAGGAGCTGGCCCGGATGCTCGCCGGACACGGGGACTCCGAGGCCGCCCGCGCCCACGCGCGCGAGCTCCTGCAGACCTCCCGCGACGCACGCTCCTGA
- a CDS encoding CTP synthase translates to MVQRDPRLQSSGTATRQIFVTGGVASSLGKGLTASSLGHLLRARGLHVVMQKLDPYLNVDPGTMNPFQHGEVFVTEDGAETDLDIGHYERFLDEDLDGVNNVTTGQVYSSVIARERRGEYLGDTVQVIPHITDEIGRRMRLPATPAEGQPTPDVIITEIGGTVGDIESQPFLEAARQVRQDIGRDNVFFLHVSLVPYIGPSHELKTKPTQHSVATLRSIGIQPDAIVVRSDREVPQDVRSKIARMCDVDEDAVVNCADAPSIYDIPRVIHAQRLDAYAVQALGLKFNDVDWSRWDVVTEAVHHPRHEVEVALVGKYIDLPDAYLSVTEALRAGGFAHRAKVNLRWVPSDDCETPEGAARALDGVDAVCVPGGFGVRGVDGKVGALRHAREHGIPTLGLCLGMQSMVIEFARNVLGWADAHSTEFDADTAHPVVATMAEQRDIVSGEGDLGGTMRLGSYPAVLAPGSVTAEAYGTTEVTERHRHRYEVANDVRADLEAAGLVISGTSPEGALVEFVELPRDVHPYYVATQAHPEFKSRPTQAHPLFAGLVGAALAVRGAGPASQADTSVVVGHGQASRG, encoded by the coding sequence GTGGTGCAACGCGACCCTCGACTCCAGTCCTCCGGCACGGCCACCCGTCAGATCTTCGTGACGGGTGGCGTCGCCTCCTCCCTCGGCAAGGGGCTCACGGCCTCCTCCCTCGGCCACCTGCTTCGGGCTCGCGGCCTGCACGTGGTGATGCAGAAGCTCGACCCCTACCTCAACGTGGACCCCGGGACCATGAACCCGTTCCAGCACGGCGAGGTCTTCGTCACCGAGGACGGGGCCGAGACGGACTTGGACATCGGCCACTACGAGCGGTTCCTCGACGAGGACCTCGACGGCGTCAACAACGTGACCACCGGCCAGGTGTACTCCTCGGTGATCGCCCGGGAGCGGCGCGGCGAGTACCTCGGGGACACCGTCCAGGTCATCCCGCACATCACGGATGAGATCGGCCGCCGCATGCGGCTGCCCGCCACCCCGGCCGAGGGCCAGCCGACCCCGGACGTGATCATCACCGAGATCGGCGGCACGGTCGGCGACATCGAGTCCCAGCCGTTCCTCGAGGCCGCCCGTCAGGTGCGCCAGGACATCGGCCGCGACAACGTCTTCTTCCTGCACGTGTCCCTGGTCCCGTACATCGGGCCCTCGCACGAGCTGAAGACCAAGCCCACCCAGCACTCGGTGGCCACGCTGCGCTCGATCGGCATCCAGCCGGACGCGATCGTCGTCCGCTCCGACCGCGAGGTCCCCCAGGACGTGCGCTCCAAGATCGCCCGCATGTGCGACGTGGACGAGGACGCCGTGGTCAACTGCGCCGACGCGCCCTCGATCTACGACATCCCTCGCGTCATCCACGCCCAGCGCCTCGACGCCTACGCGGTCCAGGCCCTGGGCCTGAAGTTCAACGACGTCGACTGGTCCCGCTGGGACGTCGTCACCGAGGCCGTGCACCATCCCCGCCACGAGGTCGAGGTGGCGCTCGTGGGCAAGTACATCGACCTCCCCGACGCGTACCTCTCGGTGACGGAGGCCCTGCGGGCCGGCGGCTTCGCGCACCGCGCGAAGGTGAACCTGCGTTGGGTCCCCTCGGACGACTGTGAGACCCCGGAGGGCGCCGCCCGCGCCCTCGACGGCGTCGATGCGGTCTGCGTGCCCGGCGGGTTCGGCGTGCGCGGCGTGGACGGCAAGGTGGGCGCGCTGCGTCACGCCCGCGAGCACGGGATCCCGACGCTCGGCCTGTGCCTGGGCATGCAGTCCATGGTCATCGAGTTCGCCCGGAACGTCCTGGGCTGGGCCGACGCGCACTCCACCGAGTTCGACGCGGACACGGCGCACCCGGTGGTCGCCACCATGGCCGAGCAGCGGGACATCGTCTCCGGAGAGGGGGACTTGGGCGGCACCATGCGCCTGGGCTCCTACCCGGCCGTGCTGGCCCCCGGCTCCGTGACCGCCGAGGCCTACGGGACCACCGAGGTGACGGAGCGCCACCGGCACCGCTACGAGGTCGCCAACGACGTCCGCGCGGACCTCGAGGCCGCCGGACTGGTGATCTCTGGCACCTCCCCGGAGGGCGCCCTGGTCGAGTTCGTCGAGCTGCCGCGGGACGTCCACCCGTACTACGTGGCCACGCAGGCCCACCCCGAGTTCAAGTCGCGCCCCACCCAGGCCCACCCGCTGTTCGCAGGACTGGTCGGGGCCGCGCTCGCGGTCCGCGGCGCGGGCCCTGCGAGCCAGGCCGACACGTCCGTCGTCGTCGGGCACGGGCAGGCCTCCCGTGGCTGA
- a CDS encoding NUDIX domain-containing protein, producing MAEASAREGRSPLRDLHRPRRVKKAKTVFEGRVWDVARETFRLDPQDKGQEPLTRELMVHPGAVAVLALRTQLTTVGPRDEVALVRQYRHPVGMELWEVPAGLRDVDAEPLHETARRELHEEADLAATEWHTLVDFFTTPGGSTEAIRVFLARQVRQAPEAERHVRTGEEAAMPLAWIAVDEVLDAVLDGRVHNPSTAMAILALHAHRAQGWRRLRPVDAPFVPDRQAPAADPPR from the coding sequence GTGGCTGAGGCCTCGGCCCGAGAGGGCCGCTCCCCGCTGCGGGACCTGCACCGGCCCCGGAGGGTCAAGAAGGCCAAGACCGTCTTCGAGGGGCGGGTGTGGGACGTGGCCCGGGAGACGTTCCGCCTGGACCCACAGGACAAGGGTCAGGAGCCGCTCACGCGTGAGCTCATGGTCCACCCCGGCGCCGTGGCGGTGCTCGCGCTGCGCACGCAGCTGACCACGGTGGGTCCCCGGGACGAGGTCGCTCTCGTCCGCCAGTACCGGCACCCCGTGGGCATGGAGCTGTGGGAGGTCCCCGCGGGCCTGCGGGACGTGGACGCGGAGCCCCTGCACGAGACCGCCCGTCGCGAGCTGCACGAGGAGGCCGACCTGGCCGCCACGGAGTGGCACACCCTGGTGGACTTCTTCACCACCCCGGGCGGGTCCACCGAGGCAATCCGGGTGTTCCTCGCCCGGCAGGTCCGCCAGGCGCCCGAGGCGGAGCGCCACGTCCGCACGGGGGAGGAGGCGGCCATGCCGCTGGCGTGGATCGCGGTGGACGAGGTGCTCGACGCCGTCCTGGACGGGCGCGTGCACAACCCGTCCACCGCGATGGCGATCCTCGCCCTGCATGCGCACCGCGCGCAGGGCTGGCGTCGCCTGCGTCCCGTGGACGCCCCCTTCGTGCCCGACCGGCAGGCGCCCGCGGCGGACCCGCCGCGGTGA
- a CDS encoding site-specific tyrosine recombinase XerD translates to MTAPALEGAVRRHLDHLAVERGLAENTLAAYRRDLARYAAWLAASGVGAPEEVDAGHVTGFVAALGTGGDGGRPLAPRSVARVLAAVRGLHRFWALEGLAPTDPAADVAPPAAPERLPRALSVDAVTRLLEAVPVDSPAGLRDRALVEFLYGTGARVSEAVGLDVDDVVGVTGEHGDDVPVVRLFGKGSKERIVPVGSYAAEAVAAWLVRGRPALVAGARPARGTPALFLNLRGGRLSRQSAWSVITAAADRAGLAEEVSPHTLRHSFATHLMQGGADVRVVQELLGHASVTTTQVYTRVTAEALREVYAQAHPRARWDGR, encoded by the coding sequence GTGACCGCCCCGGCCCTGGAGGGGGCGGTCCGGCGCCACCTCGACCACCTGGCCGTGGAGCGCGGCCTGGCGGAGAACACCCTCGCCGCGTACCGGCGGGACCTGGCCCGCTACGCGGCGTGGCTGGCCGCGTCCGGGGTCGGGGCGCCCGAGGAGGTCGACGCCGGCCACGTCACCGGGTTCGTCGCGGCCCTGGGCACCGGCGGGGACGGCGGCCGTCCGCTGGCCCCTCGGTCCGTCGCGCGCGTCCTGGCCGCCGTGCGGGGCCTCCACCGGTTCTGGGCGCTCGAGGGCCTCGCGCCGACGGACCCTGCCGCCGACGTCGCCCCGCCGGCGGCCCCCGAACGGCTCCCCCGGGCCTTGAGCGTGGACGCGGTCACCCGCCTGCTGGAGGCCGTCCCCGTGGACAGTCCCGCGGGCCTGCGGGACCGGGCGCTGGTGGAGTTCCTCTACGGCACCGGCGCGCGCGTGTCCGAGGCCGTCGGCCTGGACGTGGACGATGTCGTCGGGGTCACCGGGGAGCACGGGGACGACGTCCCCGTGGTGCGCCTGTTCGGCAAGGGCTCGAAGGAGCGGATCGTGCCCGTGGGGTCGTATGCCGCCGAGGCGGTCGCGGCCTGGCTGGTGCGCGGCCGCCCGGCCCTGGTGGCGGGCGCCCGTCCCGCACGCGGCACCCCGGCCCTGTTCCTCAACCTGCGCGGCGGACGGCTGTCTCGGCAGTCGGCGTGGTCCGTGATCACGGCGGCCGCGGACCGCGCGGGGCTGGCGGAGGAGGTCTCCCCGCACACGCTGCGCCACTCCTTCGCCACGCACCTGATGCAGGGCGGCGCGGACGTGCGCGTGGTCCAGGAGCTGCTCGGCCACGCCTCCGTGACCACCACGCAGGTCTACACGCGGGTCACGGCGGAGGCGCTGCGCGAGGTGTACGCCCAGGCCCACCCGCGGGCCCGGTGGGACGGGCGCTGA
- a CDS encoding bifunctional 2-methylcitrate synthase/citrate synthase produces MTDTEIKKGLAGVVVDTTAISKVNPETNSLLYRGYPVQDLAASLPFEAVALLLWTGELPTDAELAEFQQFERAHRALDPKVKQAIDLLPTDCHPMDVGRTAVSVLGANHPKAEDSSPEAELEKAKALFAAFPAVVAYDQRRRRGQDVVEPNADLDYSANFLWMTFGEEQPEEVVDAFRVSMVLYAEHSFNASTFTARVITSTLSDLHSAVTGAIGALKGPLHGGANEAVMHTFDEIGIRKEESREDAAARSKAWMEDALAQKKKVMGFGHRVYKNGDSRVPTMKAALDRMIEHYGRHELLGLYDGLEQAMDEAKQIKPNLDYPAGPTYHLMGFDTEMFTPIFIASRITGWTAHIMEQRAANALIRPLSAYDGPDQRELPAG; encoded by the coding sequence ATGACCGACACCGAGATCAAGAAGGGCCTGGCCGGCGTCGTGGTGGACACCACCGCGATCTCCAAGGTCAACCCCGAGACCAACTCCCTGCTGTACCGCGGCTACCCCGTGCAGGACCTCGCGGCGAGCCTGCCGTTCGAAGCCGTCGCCCTGCTGCTGTGGACCGGCGAGCTGCCGACCGACGCGGAGCTGGCGGAGTTCCAGCAGTTCGAGCGCGCCCACCGTGCGCTCGACCCGAAGGTCAAGCAGGCCATCGACCTGCTGCCGACCGACTGCCACCCCATGGACGTGGGCCGCACCGCGGTGTCCGTGCTGGGCGCCAACCACCCGAAGGCGGAGGACTCCTCCCCCGAGGCCGAGCTGGAGAAGGCGAAGGCCCTGTTCGCGGCGTTCCCGGCCGTCGTCGCCTACGACCAGCGTCGCCGGCGCGGCCAGGACGTCGTCGAGCCGAACGCGGACCTGGACTACTCGGCCAACTTCCTCTGGATGACCTTCGGCGAGGAGCAGCCGGAGGAGGTCGTCGACGCGTTCCGCGTGTCGATGGTCCTCTACGCCGAGCACTCCTTCAACGCCTCCACCTTCACGGCGCGCGTGATCACCTCCACCCTCTCGGACCTGCACTCGGCCGTGACCGGCGCGATCGGCGCCCTCAAGGGCCCGCTGCACGGCGGCGCGAACGAGGCCGTGATGCACACCTTCGACGAGATCGGCATCCGCAAGGAGGAGTCCCGCGAGGACGCCGCCGCCCGCTCGAAGGCCTGGATGGAGGACGCCCTGGCCCAGAAGAAGAAGGTCATGGGCTTCGGCCACCGCGTGTACAAGAACGGCGACTCCCGCGTGCCCACCATGAAGGCCGCGCTGGACCGCATGATCGAGCACTATGGCCGCCACGAGTTGCTGGGCCTGTACGACGGCCTCGAGCAGGCCATGGACGAGGCCAAGCAGATCAAGCCGAACCTCGACTACCCGGCCGGCCCGACGTACCACCTCATGGGCTTCGACACCGAGATGTTCACGCCCATCTTCATCGCGTCCCGCATCACCGGCTGGACCGCGCACATCATGGAGCAGCGCGCCGCCAACGCCCTGATCCGCCCGCTCTCGGCCTACGACGGCCCGGACCAGCGCGAGCTGCCGGCGGGCTGA
- the prpB gene encoding methylisocitrate lyase has product MLYAKKTAAQKRIDLRETLKKGGAQQFPGAFTPLSAKLIEEKGFPGVYISGAVLANELGLPDVGLTTLTEVAVRGGQIARLTELPCIIDADTGFGEPMNVARTVQELEDAGLAGCHIEDQFNPKRCGHLDGKNMVDLDTAVKRIAAAVDARRDPNFLIMARTDLRAVEGLDAAIARMKALVEAGADAIFPEALKDIGEFETVCRELAPLGVPVLANMTEFGKSELFTRDQLADAGVSMVIYPVTLLRASLGASERVLDAIKEEGTQQSQVEQMLTRARLYELVDYEAYNAFDTGIFNFDVPTLDIDSNNANL; this is encoded by the coding sequence ATGCTGTACGCCAAGAAGACCGCCGCGCAGAAGCGCATCGACCTGCGGGAGACCCTGAAGAAGGGCGGGGCGCAGCAGTTCCCCGGCGCCTTCACCCCGCTCTCGGCCAAGCTGATCGAGGAGAAGGGCTTCCCCGGGGTCTACATCTCGGGGGCCGTCCTGGCCAACGAGCTGGGCCTGCCCGACGTCGGCCTGACCACCCTCACCGAGGTGGCCGTCCGCGGCGGGCAGATCGCCCGCCTGACGGAGCTGCCCTGCATCATCGACGCCGACACCGGCTTCGGCGAGCCGATGAACGTGGCCCGCACGGTGCAGGAGCTCGAGGACGCCGGCCTGGCAGGCTGCCACATCGAGGACCAGTTCAACCCCAAGCGGTGCGGCCACCTCGACGGCAAGAACATGGTGGACCTGGACACCGCGGTCAAGCGCATCGCCGCCGCCGTGGACGCCCGCCGGGACCCGAACTTCCTGATCATGGCGCGCACCGACCTGCGCGCCGTGGAGGGCCTCGACGCCGCGATCGCCCGCATGAAGGCGCTCGTGGAGGCCGGGGCGGACGCGATCTTCCCCGAGGCCCTCAAGGACATCGGCGAGTTCGAGACCGTGTGCCGGGAGCTGGCGCCGCTCGGCGTGCCCGTGCTCGCGAACATGACCGAGTTCGGCAAGTCCGAGCTGTTCACCCGGGACCAGCTGGCCGACGCCGGCGTGTCCATGGTGATCTACCCGGTCACCCTGCTGCGCGCCTCCCTCGGCGCGTCCGAGCGCGTGCTCGACGCCATCAAGGAGGAGGGCACCCAGCAGTCCCAGGTGGAGCAGATGCTCACCCGTGCCCGCCTCTATGAGCTCGTGGACTACGAGGCGTACAACGCGTTCGACACCGGCATCTTCAACTTCGACGTGCCGACCCTGGACATCGACTCCAACAACGCCAACCTCTGA
- a CDS encoding MmgE/PrpD family protein: MKNHDVRVHPSADNLAREDQLAWKIAEVAVDPVEVLPEVEEMIVNRIIDNASVAVASLKRGPIVAARAQALSHPVSTGGAGATVFGVDHKVSPEWAAWANGVAVRELDYHDTFLAEEYSHPGDNIPPILAVAQHTGRSGRNLIRGIATGYEIQVDLVKSICLHKHKIDHVAHIGPSASAGIGTLLGLDAETVFQAVGQGLHTTTATRQSRKGEISTWKAHAPAFAGKMAVEAADRAMRGQTSPVPIYEGEDGVIAWMLDGKDAHYVVPLPEQGEAKRGILDTYTKEHSAEYQAQAWIDLARKLHSEHPEATDPENVEKVLIKTSHHTHYVIGSGANDPQKYDPTASRETLDHSIPYIFTVALQDGAWHHVDSYAPERAGREDTVALWHKVTTVEDPEWTRRYHSNDLTEKAFGGAVEITLTDGTVITDEIAVADAHPLGARPFSREQYIQKFRTLAGGIVTAEEQDRFLDAVQRLAELGPGELDQLNVQADPAFLSEADLAAAPKGLF, translated from the coding sequence GTGAAGAACCACGACGTCCGCGTCCACCCCTCCGCCGACAACCTGGCCCGCGAGGACCAGCTCGCCTGGAAGATCGCCGAGGTCGCCGTCGACCCGGTGGAGGTCCTCCCCGAGGTCGAGGAGATGATCGTCAACCGCATCATCGACAACGCCTCCGTGGCCGTGGCCTCCCTGAAGCGCGGGCCGATCGTGGCCGCCCGCGCCCAGGCGCTGTCCCACCCGGTGTCCACCGGCGGCGCCGGCGCCACCGTCTTCGGCGTGGACCACAAGGTCTCCCCCGAGTGGGCCGCGTGGGCCAACGGCGTGGCCGTGCGCGAGCTCGACTACCACGACACGTTCCTGGCTGAGGAGTACTCCCACCCGGGTGACAACATCCCGCCGATCCTCGCCGTCGCCCAGCACACCGGCCGCTCCGGCCGCAACCTCATCCGCGGCATCGCCACCGGCTACGAGATCCAGGTGGACCTCGTGAAGTCGATCTGCCTGCACAAGCACAAGATCGACCACGTCGCCCACATCGGCCCGTCCGCCTCGGCCGGCATCGGCACCCTCCTGGGCCTCGATGCCGAGACCGTGTTCCAGGCCGTCGGCCAGGGCCTGCACACCACCACCGCCACCCGCCAGTCCCGCAAGGGCGAGATCTCCACGTGGAAGGCCCACGCCCCGGCCTTCGCCGGCAAGATGGCCGTGGAGGCCGCGGACCGCGCGATGCGCGGCCAGACCTCCCCCGTGCCGATCTACGAGGGCGAGGACGGCGTGATCGCCTGGATGCTGGACGGCAAGGACGCCCACTACGTGGTGCCGCTGCCGGAGCAGGGCGAGGCCAAGCGCGGCATCCTGGACACCTACACCAAGGAGCACTCCGCGGAGTACCAGGCGCAGGCCTGGATCGACCTGGCCCGCAAGCTGCACTCGGAGCACCCCGAGGCCACCGACCCGGAGAACGTGGAGAAGGTCCTCATCAAGACCTCGCACCACACGCACTACGTGATCGGCTCGGGCGCCAACGACCCGCAGAAGTACGACCCCACCGCCTCGCGCGAGACCCTCGACCACTCGATCCCCTACATCTTCACCGTGGCCCTCCAGGACGGCGCGTGGCACCACGTGGACTCGTACGCCCCCGAGCGCGCGGGCCGCGAGGACACGGTCGCCCTGTGGCACAAGGTGACCACCGTGGAGGACCCGGAGTGGACCCGCCGCTACCACTCGAACGACCTCACCGAGAAGGCGTTCGGCGGCGCGGTGGAGATCACCCTGACGGACGGCACCGTGATCACGGACGAGATCGCGGTGGCCGACGCCCACCCCCTGGGGGCCCGGCCGTTCTCCCGCGAGCAGTACATCCAGAAGTTCCGCACCCTCGCCGGGGGCATCGTCACCGCCGAGGAGCAGGACCGCTTCCTGGACGCCGTGCAGCGCCTCGCGGAGCTCGGCCCGGGCGAGCTGGACCAGCTCAACGTCCAGGCCGACCCTGCCTTCCTCTCCGAGGCCGACCTCGCCGCCGCACCGAAGGGCCTGTTCTGA
- a CDS encoding GntR family transcriptional regulator, giving the protein MRASERAYEVLRGEILEWDLPPGAVLGEVELAERLGISRTPVREALSRLVSDGLAEQAPGRGVVVSDLSLEQAEHLFDLRIALESLLARRAAQRATAEQAAVMADLAGRFTVAVGHLEAGGDPRDYYRLTTALDAGLDEAAENPYLVSTLRTLRLHLARLRRLAAHDPGRLAVSAAEHADIAAAVASGAADLADATTRVHLHHAFSHLTRHGRAEDPTALLTTTEGDRP; this is encoded by the coding sequence ATGCGAGCCAGTGAACGCGCCTACGAGGTGCTGCGCGGGGAGATCCTCGAGTGGGACCTGCCCCCGGGAGCCGTGCTCGGCGAGGTCGAGCTCGCCGAACGCCTCGGCATCTCGCGCACGCCCGTGCGCGAGGCCCTGTCCCGCCTCGTCTCGGACGGCCTCGCCGAGCAGGCGCCCGGGCGGGGGGTCGTGGTCTCGGACCTGTCGCTCGAGCAGGCCGAGCACCTCTTCGACCTGCGCATCGCACTCGAGTCGCTGCTGGCCCGCCGCGCCGCCCAGCGCGCCACCGCCGAGCAGGCGGCCGTCATGGCCGATCTGGCGGGCCGGTTCACCGTGGCGGTCGGTCACCTCGAGGCGGGCGGCGACCCCCGCGACTACTACCGCCTCACCACGGCGCTCGACGCCGGTCTGGACGAGGCCGCCGAGAACCCCTACCTGGTCTCCACGCTGCGCACGCTGCGACTGCACCTGGCCCGCCTGCGCCGGCTCGCCGCGCACGACCCGGGGCGCCTGGCCGTCTCCGCGGCTGAGCACGCCGACATCGCCGCCGCCGTGGCCTCGGGCGCGGCCGACCTGGCCGACGCCACCACGCGGGTGCACCTGCACCACGCCTTCAGCCACCTCACCCGGCACGGCCGGGCCGAGGACCCCACCGCCCTGCTCACCACCACCGAAGGAGACCGCCCGTGA